In Leisingera methylohalidivorans DSM 14336, a single genomic region encodes these proteins:
- a CDS encoding CoA transferase: MTLLTALPAPGSYRLAGTGRWCSVFAVTELANASIAAAGLELAQLISALNLAPVAPEVTVDQRLASLWFSCSLRPVGWELPSLWDPIAGNYQAADGWIRLHTNLPHHRRAALQVLGCEGNRSGAEAAVRHWQAGILEKEIVTAGGAAAAMRSRTDWLAHPQGSAVAAEPLIHWISPRKIQLRNRPEATADRPLAGLRVLDLTRVLAGPVSTRTLAGFGAEVLRIDPPGWDEPGVISDISLGKRMASLDLRSNEGRQRFETLLSNTDVLVHGYRPGVLDGLGYGADARRRIAPNAVEVTLDAYGWTGPWAQRRGFDSLVQMSAGIAETGRVQARTGNPHPLPVQALDHATGYLMAAAVLSALAAAAQGEEVPAARLSLARTAELLAGLQKYAEGLDLTKPADSDYNPEIENSGWGPGRRLAAPLGLDTSRMRWDRPASRCGSAPACWPQ, from the coding sequence ATGACCCTGCTGACCGCCCTCCCCGCGCCTGGCAGCTACCGCCTGGCGGGCACCGGGCGATGGTGCAGCGTTTTTGCGGTTACCGAACTTGCCAATGCCTCAATCGCCGCAGCGGGGCTGGAACTGGCGCAGCTGATATCGGCGCTGAACCTGGCGCCCGTTGCGCCGGAGGTCACAGTGGACCAGCGCCTGGCTTCGCTCTGGTTCAGCTGCAGCTTGCGCCCCGTGGGCTGGGAGCTTCCCAGCCTTTGGGATCCGATTGCCGGCAATTATCAAGCCGCAGACGGCTGGATCCGCCTGCACACCAACCTGCCGCACCACCGCCGGGCTGCTCTGCAGGTGCTCGGCTGCGAGGGAAATCGCTCCGGTGCAGAAGCCGCAGTCAGGCATTGGCAGGCCGGTATTCTCGAAAAGGAGATCGTGACCGCAGGCGGCGCGGCCGCCGCCATGCGCAGCCGGACGGACTGGCTGGCGCATCCTCAAGGCAGCGCTGTGGCGGCCGAACCGCTGATCCACTGGATCTCCCCCCGCAAGATCCAACTGCGAAACAGGCCAGAGGCGACGGCTGACCGCCCGCTTGCCGGTCTCAGAGTGCTGGATCTGACCCGGGTTCTGGCCGGGCCGGTCTCGACCCGCACATTGGCTGGCTTCGGGGCAGAGGTGCTGCGCATAGATCCTCCCGGCTGGGACGAACCGGGGGTCATATCCGACATTTCACTGGGCAAGCGCATGGCATCCCTGGACCTGCGCAGCAACGAGGGACGCCAGCGGTTTGAGACGTTGCTGTCCAACACCGATGTTCTGGTGCATGGCTACCGCCCGGGTGTGCTGGATGGCCTGGGCTACGGCGCGGACGCCCGCCGCCGGATCGCTCCCAATGCGGTTGAAGTGACTCTGGATGCCTATGGCTGGACCGGCCCCTGGGCCCAGCGGCGCGGCTTTGACAGCCTGGTGCAGATGAGTGCAGGTATCGCCGAAACAGGCCGCGTCCAGGCCAGGACGGGCAATCCGCACCCTTTACCGGTGCAAGCGCTGGACCATGCCACGGGCTATCTGATGGCAGCAGCAGTGCTCTCGGCCTTGGCAGCCGCCGCACAGGGAGAGGAAGTGCCCGCGGCCCGTCTGTCGCTTGCCCGCACTGCAGAACTGCTTGCCGGACTGCAGAAATATGCCGAAGGATTGGATCTCACCAAACCGGCGGACAGCGACTATAATCCGGAGATTGAAAACAGCGGCTGGGGTCCGGGCCGCCGCCTTGCTGCGCCGCTCGGCCTGGATACCAGCCGGATGCGATGGGACCGGCCCGCTTCCCGTTGCGGCAGCGCTCCCGCGTGCTGGCCGCAATAG
- a CDS encoding ABC transporter permease translates to MTRLPDGRYVDDEPFDPQASLLELERKDLDAPNWLLVWRKFKTHRLGLISGLFLLVAYFMIPFAGFIAPYGPNQRFSEHLYSPPQSIKLFHEGAFVGPFVYPMTSEANLETFQWEFSPDTSRPLKLKFFCEGTTYKLAGLIESNRHLFCATEEATIFILGSDRLGRDIFSRVSYGAQLSLTVGLIGISVSFVLGIFFGSLAGYLGGKTDWLINRVIEILRSLPELPLWLALSAAVPSNWSPVAVFFVISIILGILDWPGLARSVRAKFLSLREEEYVRAAEMMGASSGRVIRKHLLPNFMSHLIASATLSIPAMILGETALSFLGLGLRAPAVSWGVMLNDAQNLASIEIYPWTAVPMLPIVIVVLAFNFLGDGLRDSLDPYEQ, encoded by the coding sequence ATGACCCGGCTGCCTGATGGACGTTACGTCGATGATGAGCCTTTCGACCCGCAGGCCTCGCTGCTGGAGCTGGAGCGCAAGGACCTGGACGCGCCCAACTGGCTGCTGGTCTGGCGCAAGTTCAAGACCCACAGGCTCGGACTGATTTCGGGCCTGTTTCTGCTGGTCGCCTATTTCATGATCCCGTTTGCCGGCTTCATCGCGCCCTACGGTCCAAACCAGCGCTTTTCAGAGCACCTGTATTCCCCTCCGCAATCGATAAAGCTGTTCCACGAGGGCGCCTTTGTGGGTCCCTTCGTTTACCCGATGACGTCCGAGGCCAATCTGGAAACTTTCCAGTGGGAATTCAGTCCTGACACCTCGCGTCCGCTGAAGCTTAAATTTTTCTGCGAGGGCACAACGTATAAGCTGGCAGGTCTCATCGAAAGCAACCGCCACCTGTTCTGCGCGACCGAAGAGGCGACGATCTTTATCCTGGGGTCCGACCGGCTCGGCCGCGACATCTTCAGCCGCGTTTCCTATGGCGCACAGCTGTCGCTTACTGTGGGGCTGATCGGCATTTCCGTGTCCTTTGTGCTTGGTATCTTCTTTGGTTCGCTGGCAGGATATCTCGGCGGCAAAACCGATTGGCTGATAAACCGGGTGATCGAAATCCTGCGATCCCTGCCTGAGCTTCCCTTGTGGCTGGCGCTTTCTGCCGCGGTGCCCTCGAACTGGTCTCCGGTTGCGGTGTTCTTTGTCATCTCAATCATCCTCGGGATTCTTGACTGGCCGGGGCTTGCAAGGTCCGTGAGGGCAAAGTTCCTGTCCTTGCGCGAAGAAGAATATGTGCGCGCCGCAGAGATGATGGGCGCCTCTTCCGGCCGGGTGATCCGCAAGCATCTGCTGCCAAACTTCATGTCGCATCTGATTGCCTCGGCCACGCTGTCGATCCCGGCGATGATCCTGGGCGAGACCGCGCTGTCTTTCCTCGGCCTTGGGCTGCGCGCACCGGCGGTCAGCTGGGGCGTGATGCTGAACGATGCGCAAAACCTGGCCTCGATTGAGATATATCCTTGGACCGCGGTCCCGATGCTGCCGATTGTGATCGTCGTGCTCGCCTTCAACTTTCTCGGCGACGGGCTGCGTGACAGCCTCGATCCTTACGAGCAATGA
- a CDS encoding ABC transporter permease — protein MEILRYAIYRFGTMLLTLLVVSVLVFAIINLPPGDYLSNQIAELQATGQSAGVAKAEFLRQEYALDKPLWQQYMIWMGFMPGPHGFSGMIQGNFGWSFEFDSPVADIVGDSLWLTVLVNLSAVVFVYAVALPLGVLAAARARTWIDYTSAFIGYLGLATPNFLLALILFYYGHRWFDLPIGGLMAPEYEGVPMNWDKVKSILVHLIVPTFVIGTAGASAMMQRLRANMLDELGKPYVETAIAKGMAPSRMLTKYPLRVAFNPFVADIGNLLPAMISGSVLVSVVLGLQTIGPTLLTALKTQDMFLSGFVLMFVALLTLIGTMVSDVLLVLLDPRIRYEGRGA, from the coding sequence ATGGAAATTCTGCGCTACGCCATTTACCGTTTCGGCACCATGCTGCTTACGCTTCTGGTGGTGTCCGTGCTGGTCTTTGCCATCATCAACCTGCCGCCGGGTGACTATCTGTCGAACCAGATTGCCGAGCTGCAGGCCACCGGCCAGTCCGCAGGTGTCGCTAAGGCGGAATTCCTTCGGCAGGAATATGCGCTCGATAAACCCCTGTGGCAGCAATACATGATCTGGATGGGTTTCATGCCTGGTCCGCACGGGTTCTCCGGCATGATACAGGGTAATTTCGGCTGGTCGTTCGAGTTCGACAGCCCGGTTGCCGATATCGTCGGCGACAGCCTGTGGCTTACGGTTCTGGTAAACCTGTCCGCCGTTGTTTTTGTCTACGCGGTAGCGCTGCCGCTGGGGGTGCTGGCCGCCGCGCGGGCCCGCACCTGGATTGATTACACCTCGGCTTTCATCGGCTATCTAGGTCTCGCCACGCCAAACTTCCTGCTGGCGCTGATCCTGTTCTACTATGGCCACCGCTGGTTTGATCTGCCCATCGGCGGGTTGATGGCGCCTGAATACGAAGGCGTGCCGATGAACTGGGACAAGGTGAAATCCATTCTTGTCCACTTGATTGTGCCGACTTTCGTGATCGGCACTGCCGGTGCGTCCGCGATGATGCAACGCCTGCGCGCCAATATGCTGGACGAACTGGGCAAGCCTTACGTGGAAACCGCAATTGCCAAAGGTATGGCACCCTCGCGGATGCTGACCAAATATCCGCTGCGGGTTGCCTTCAACCCCTTTGTCGCAGACATCGGCAACTTGCTGCCCGCAATGATCTCAGGCTCGGTTCTGGTTTCGGTGGTGCTGGGGCTGCAAACCATCGGTCCGACCCTGCTGACCGCACTCAAGACCCAGGACATGTTCCTGTCGGGCTTCGTGCTGATGTTCGTCGCGTTGCTTACGCTGATCGGCACCATGGTTTCAGATGTATTGCTGGTGCTGCTTGACCCGAGGATCCGGTATGAGGGGCGCGGCGCATGA
- a CDS encoding ABC transporter substrate-binding protein, translating to MLDALKPLLTAAFCLAPFSALCGPEVQESKFWSAEVKAGYLPPVAKRLPEVPLVVDLAAKGRDFGIEGGTLNTMVTRSKDIRQMVVYGYARLAGYDDSYRLQPDILLRYENQGNRRYTLTLRPGHRWSSGDPFTSADFRYWWEDVANHELLSPAGPPDFLRVNGKLPRVSFPDETTIIYEWDDPNPSFLHMLAQARPPFIYRPAEYLKQFHADYADPDVLEEEVDYARVKSWAALHNKYDNMYKFDNHELPTLQPWINASPGKKIRHQFVRNPYYHRIDSRGVQLPYIDTVEMEIVTAGLVAAKSNAGEADLQARGLGFRDIPILRKGEKDGANYKTYLWGSGAASQIAIYPNLNARDPVWREVLRDVRVRRALSLAINRRAINRALYFNLAKPGAMTVLEQSEFFDPALRAAWADFDPEQANRLLDEAGLSEKNAYGIRYLADGRLMELVVETAGERQEVENALQIISDDWRDVGVKLVMRPLDRDILRNRVFSGSTLASAWFGWDNGLPQVYTSPAYLAPTDQVFLSWPKWGQFYQTGGDAGEPPDMAPAQQLMDLMQDWNMATTDAERAAAWRAMLKIHADQVYAIGVVAAAPQPVVVSNRLRNVPEQAVWAWDPGAHFGVYRPDEFFFEDGQG from the coding sequence ATGCTTGATGCCCTGAAACCCCTGTTGACGGCTGCCTTCTGCCTTGCACCGTTTTCTGCGCTGTGCGGCCCCGAGGTCCAGGAAAGCAAATTTTGGAGTGCCGAAGTCAAGGCGGGCTACCTGCCGCCTGTGGCCAAACGCCTGCCAGAGGTGCCGCTGGTGGTCGATCTGGCTGCCAAGGGCCGGGACTTTGGCATCGAGGGCGGCACGCTGAACACCATGGTGACCCGCTCCAAGGATATCCGCCAGATGGTTGTCTATGGCTATGCCCGGCTGGCGGGCTACGACGATAGCTACCGGCTGCAGCCTGATATTCTGCTGCGCTATGAGAACCAAGGGAACCGGCGCTACACCCTGACACTGCGGCCCGGCCACCGCTGGTCCAGCGGCGATCCCTTCACCTCAGCCGATTTCCGCTACTGGTGGGAGGATGTCGCCAACCACGAGCTGCTCAGCCCGGCCGGTCCGCCGGATTTCCTGCGCGTGAACGGCAAGCTGCCGCGTGTTAGCTTCCCGGATGAAACCACAATCATTTATGAATGGGACGATCCCAACCCCAGTTTCCTGCACATGCTGGCCCAGGCGCGCCCGCCATTCATCTACCGGCCTGCGGAATACTTGAAACAGTTCCACGCGGATTACGCCGACCCGGATGTGCTGGAAGAGGAGGTCGATTACGCCCGCGTCAAAAGCTGGGCGGCGCTGCACAACAAATACGACAATATGTACAAGTTCGATAACCACGAGCTTCCGACACTGCAGCCCTGGATCAATGCCTCGCCCGGCAAGAAGATCCGCCACCAGTTCGTGCGCAATCCCTATTACCACCGGATCGACAGCCGCGGCGTGCAGCTGCCCTATATCGACACCGTGGAGATGGAGATCGTGACCGCCGGCCTGGTTGCGGCCAAGTCGAACGCCGGTGAGGCCGATCTGCAGGCCCGCGGCCTGGGCTTTCGCGATATTCCGATCCTGCGCAAGGGCGAGAAGGACGGCGCAAACTACAAGACATATCTCTGGGGCTCCGGTGCCGCCTCGCAGATTGCAATCTATCCGAACCTGAATGCCAGGGATCCGGTCTGGCGCGAGGTGCTGCGCGATGTCCGGGTGCGCCGGGCGCTGTCGCTGGCTATCAACCGCCGCGCCATCAACCGGGCGCTCTATTTCAATCTGGCCAAACCCGGCGCCATGACCGTGCTGGAGCAAAGCGAATTCTTTGATCCTGCCCTGCGTGCCGCCTGGGCGGATTTCGACCCGGAGCAGGCCAATCGGCTGCTGGACGAGGCCGGCCTGTCAGAGAAAAACGCCTACGGCATCCGCTATCTGGCCGACGGTCGGCTGATGGAACTTGTAGTGGAAACCGCCGGCGAACGTCAGGAAGTCGAAAATGCACTTCAGATAATCTCGGATGATTGGCGTGATGTCGGGGTCAAACTGGTCATGCGCCCGCTGGACCGTGACATCCTGCGCAACCGGGTCTTTTCCGGCAGCACCCTGGCCTCTGCCTGGTTCGGCTGGGACAATGGCTTGCCGCAGGTCTACACCTCGCCCGCCTATCTGGCGCCAACGGATCAGGTGTTCCTGTCCTGGCCGAAGTGGGGCCAATTCTATCAAACCGGCGGTGACGCGGGTGAGCCGCCTGACATGGCTCCGGCGCAGCAGCTGATGGATCTGATGCAGGATTGGAACATGGCCACCACAGATGCCGAGCGGGCTGCCGCCTGGCGGGCCATGCTGAAGATCCACGCCGATCAAGTTTATGCCATCGGCGTCGTGGCCGCCGCGCCGCAGCCAGTCGTGGTCAGCAACCGCCTGCGCAACGTGCCCGAACAAGCAGTATGGGCCTGGGATCCCGGTGCCCATTTCGGCGTTTACCGGCCGGATGAGTTCTTTTTTGAGGATGGCCAGGGCTGA
- a CDS encoding ABC transporter ATP-binding protein produces MRPLLSVENLSIGFGKGASVVKDVSFAVQPGETLALVGESGSGKTVSCRAVLRILPKVAQLRSGRILLNTRGSEVDLATLDERLMRDVRGNTVAMIFQEPMRSLSPLHRIGNQVSEVLWLHGRKSEREARKKVLECFERVGFPEPERTYRSYPFELSGGMRQRAMIAMAMVAKPDLLIADEPTTALDVTTQAQVLGLMKELQHETGMAMILVTHDLGVVANMAEQVVVMHKGRVMESGRAEPMLRTPAHPYTKALFNAAPEIPDEAVVAIPPSRDDLIMEMKSVSKTYTLRARKGWQAPTLIHACREIDLLLARGKTLAVVGESGSGKTTAARIALGAERPDPGGEVLFRPDPDQPAVTVHSMDRAARTAFQRQAQMVFQDPYSSLSPRMRIQDTLVEPLEIHRVGSRAERRDRAADMLRLVGLSPDMLKRYPHAFSGGQRQRLSIARALMLEPALIVCDEPTSALDVSVQEQILRLLEEIRDQQNLSYLFISHDLAVVARVADEVAVMRRGLIVEQAPPETLFYNPQHPYTKALIAAQPEPDIDRPIDLKLVAQGAGAPDCWPEEFRFNGFDAPRLVNLKHLEPGHKVRCHA; encoded by the coding sequence ATGCGCCCGCTGCTGTCCGTTGAGAATCTCAGCATCGGGTTTGGCAAGGGTGCCTCCGTCGTAAAGGACGTGAGCTTTGCTGTGCAGCCTGGCGAAACACTTGCCTTGGTCGGGGAGAGCGGCTCGGGCAAGACGGTCTCCTGCCGTGCCGTGCTGCGCATCCTGCCGAAGGTGGCGCAGCTGCGCTCCGGGCGCATCTTGCTGAACACCCGCGGCAGCGAGGTTGATCTTGCGACACTCGACGAACGGCTGATGCGCGACGTGCGCGGCAATACCGTCGCGATGATTTTCCAGGAGCCGATGCGCTCGCTTTCCCCGCTGCACCGGATCGGCAACCAGGTGTCAGAAGTGCTGTGGCTGCATGGCCGCAAGTCCGAACGCGAGGCACGCAAGAAAGTTCTTGAATGTTTTGAGCGGGTCGGGTTCCCCGAGCCGGAACGCACCTACAGATCCTATCCCTTCGAACTGTCCGGCGGGATGCGCCAGCGGGCGATGATCGCCATGGCTATGGTGGCCAAGCCGGATCTGCTGATCGCGGATGAGCCGACTACGGCGCTGGACGTGACTACTCAGGCGCAGGTGCTGGGTCTGATGAAAGAGCTGCAGCACGAAACCGGCATGGCAATGATCCTGGTCACCCATGACCTGGGCGTGGTCGCCAATATGGCAGAGCAGGTGGTGGTGATGCACAAGGGCCGGGTGATGGAATCCGGCCGTGCGGAACCAATGCTACGGACTCCTGCCCATCCGTACACCAAGGCCCTGTTCAACGCGGCCCCGGAAATCCCGGATGAAGCGGTCGTCGCCATCCCGCCGTCACGCGATGATCTGATCATGGAAATGAAGTCGGTCTCCAAAACCTACACTTTGAGAGCCCGCAAAGGCTGGCAAGCTCCAACCTTGATCCACGCCTGCCGCGAGATCGATCTGCTGTTAGCCCGCGGGAAAACCCTGGCTGTCGTCGGCGAAAGCGGCTCGGGCAAGACCACAGCCGCACGGATTGCGTTGGGGGCAGAGCGTCCGGATCCCGGTGGCGAGGTGCTGTTCCGCCCTGACCCTGATCAACCGGCCGTCACTGTGCACAGCATGGACCGCGCCGCACGTACTGCCTTTCAGCGGCAGGCCCAGATGGTGTTTCAGGATCCTTACTCCTCGCTGTCGCCCAGAATGCGCATTCAGGACACCTTGGTTGAGCCGCTGGAGATCCACCGCGTCGGTTCTCGTGCTGAACGCCGGGACAGGGCAGCGGACATGCTGCGGCTGGTCGGCCTGTCGCCGGACATGCTGAAACGCTACCCGCATGCGTTTTCCGGCGGTCAGCGCCAGCGGCTGTCGATCGCGCGCGCGTTGATGCTGGAGCCGGCGCTGATTGTCTGCGACGAGCCGACCTCGGCTCTGGATGTTTCGGTGCAGGAGCAGATCCTGCGGCTGCTGGAGGAAATCCGCGACCAGCAGAACCTGTCTTATCTGTTCATCAGCCATGATCTGGCCGTGGTAGCCCGCGTTGCAGATGAGGTCGCAGTAATGCGGCGCGGACTGATTGTCGAACAGGCGCCGCCGGAAACCTTGTTCTACAATCCCCAGCACCCTTACACCAAGGCGCTGATCGCGGCGCAGCCGGAACCCGATATTGACCGGCCCATAGATCTGAAACTGGTGGCCCAGGGCGCAGGCGCGCCGGATTGCTGGCCCGAAGAATTCCGCTTTAACGGATTCGATGCCCCGCGCCTGGTAAACCTGAAACACCTGGAACCCGGCCATAAGGTGCGCTGCCATGCTTGA
- a CDS encoding TetR/AcrR family transcriptional regulator: MAQKPVLHRDDPEAEPLVGNIKVTRNDWLNVAMDVLISDGVEQVKVLALAERMQVSRSSFYWYFKSRQDLLDALLKTWEQTNTAGMVRQAETPAETITGAVLNVFRCIANPDLFNTALDFAVRDWSRRSGKVRSLLDRSDRRRVEALTGMFARYGYPDREAVTRAKVLYYMQLGYEMADPNETHAHRLEMTSEYLKVFTGREPMSEEMADFTEFTKQHWDV; this comes from the coding sequence ATGGCGCAAAAACCTGTTCTGCACCGGGACGATCCGGAGGCCGAGCCGCTGGTCGGCAACATTAAGGTCACCCGCAACGACTGGCTGAATGTCGCGATGGATGTACTGATCTCGGACGGGGTGGAGCAGGTGAAAGTGCTGGCGCTTGCCGAGCGGATGCAGGTCTCGCGCTCATCTTTCTACTGGTATTTCAAATCGCGCCAGGACTTGCTGGATGCGCTGCTCAAAACCTGGGAGCAGACCAATACCGCCGGCATGGTGCGCCAGGCCGAGACGCCGGCCGAGACTATCACAGGCGCGGTGCTGAACGTGTTCCGGTGCATCGCCAACCCCGATCTGTTCAACACTGCGCTGGACTTTGCCGTACGTGACTGGTCCCGCCGCTCAGGCAAGGTGCGCAGCTTGCTGGACCGCTCGGACCGGCGCCGGGTCGAAGCGTTAACGGGGATGTTCGCACGCTACGGCTATCCGGACCGAGAGGCGGTAACCCGGGCCAAGGTGCTGTACTACATGCAGCTCGGCTATGAGATGGCGGACCCGAACGAGACCCACGCGCACCGGCTGGAGATGACGTCCGAGTACCTCAAGGTTTTCACCGGGCGCGAGCCGATGTCCGAAGAAATGGCGGACTTCACCGAGTTTACCAAGCAGCACTGGGACGTCTGA